In a single window of the Nilaparvata lugens isolate BPH chromosome 1, ASM1435652v1, whole genome shotgun sequence genome:
- the LOC111054107 gene encoding uncharacterized protein LOC111054107: MTSTRKTVPLIATYKIDEEDVRRVNSVQDLGVQFDPKLLFSSHVENVVAKARKKLGIMRWILRDLQNANTLMCFYTALVKSHLEYASVIWNRDGLCTSVMLEGIQRKFVKYSMRRFITGSEDLSYRELCLAIDLENL, from the coding sequence ATGACATCCACCAGGAAAACTGTCCCACTTATAGCTACATACAAGATTGACGAGGAAGATGTCAGAAGAGTAAATAGTGTTCAGGATCTGGGAGTCCAATTTGATCCCAAGTTACTGTTCTCTTCACATGTGGAGAATGTTGTGGCCAAGGCTAGAAAGAAGCTTGGCATCATGAGGTGGATTTTGAGGGATTTACAAAATGCCAATACATTGATGTGTTTCTACACAGCACTTGTGAAAAGCCATCTGGAATACGCCTCGGTGATCTGGAACCGTGATGGACTCTGCACATCTGTCATGCTGGAGGGGATACAGAGGAAATTCGTTAAGTACTCGATGCGACGCTTCATTACAGGCTCAGAAGACTTATCCTACAGGGAGCTGTGCTTGGCCATAGACTTGGAAAACTTGTAA